The Vulpes vulpes isolate BD-2025 chromosome 1, VulVul3, whole genome shotgun sequence genome contains the following window.
TCCTAGCCAGGAGTCAACTGGTCAGAACCTTATGCCATACTCAAGTTGTACAATTCTAAGGCCTATTTCTTTCCCAATATGggtaaaaggacagaaaaagaggaaTCAGACAGAAACCTGATCCAATTCCCCAACAGGGTTAAACTCTCTAGCATCCTGATCACTTATCTCATCCAATCTTGCTTGTGCTCCTACTGTGATGGGTAGCTCACTACCTCAAAAGAGAACATTCTAAGATAACACTTGCTCCATCTGATCAGGTAAGATTTCTCATTCAAACCCCAGCTTCCAGCTAGTTGCTTGTATGTCCCAGTTTTTACACTCCCTCACCCACTTCTTGACACATCACTTCCTTGTCACTCTTTCCAGGGTAGGCAAGATGTCCTCTGAGATCAAGTGGTTTGCAACTTAGAAACCGATGGCCTCCTATGGTTAAATCTACCAGAGTTGATCTGACAAATTGTGTATTAGCACTGATAAACAGTAGACACTCAGAAAAAATATTGACTGTTATTATCATCACCCTCAAGTTCATCCAGAagaactcctattcatccttcaaaaccccaTTTGGTTTCACCACCCATCTTGCATGGATTGCACTCAAACTCAGAAGGCTGTGATTTTGTGACCATTTTACAAGTTCCCAAAATGAGGTACAGCacacccaggcctcccctgagGTTGCTCAACTGCCAgctgtcttcttcctctgcccgctTAGTTCTTGAGCCTGGGCCTCAGGCCCGACCAGTCCGGCTAAGGAGCGTGCAGACACAGGCAGTGTCAATCCGAATCCATCGCCAGCCTACACGGCCCTGGGCATCAGCAGTCAATGCCCGCACATAGGACTGTTTGGCCTTACACTCAGATACCCAGTGCCTCCGGTCCACACCCCGGCAGCCCCCTCCACTCGCACCAGGGCTGCTTTCCTCAGCACTGTCAGCTTTGCAGCGGGTCTCAAAGAAGTACTGGCGGAGGGGGCTGCCACCAGCCGCAGGAACCTCGCCCAGCACCTCCACCTCGCGCCCACGCAGGTCCACGGCTGTCCGGCGGTCTGTCACCCAGCCACTGACTGCATCACACACAGCCAGCTCTCCCCGGCGACTTGCTGGTGCTGTCTCACTCACCCCTCGCCGACTGCGATTGGCAGGGCTGCCTGCTGGCTCCCCAAAGGCCCCGGCCTCCAGCAGGAACAGCAGAGGGGGCCCGGCAGGGGCGCCCCTGGACAGGACTACTCGGGGGGACAGGAGATCCCACTCAGGCGCTAGAAATGGGGGTAGTGGtaagggtgggggctggggctccaTCGGGAcactggggagaaggaaaaggaagaggatggggagggagcaggaggcacTGGGGAGCATCTCGCTGAGCACCTGAGGATAGAGACCGAAGCTGGGGTTAGAGATGAGCATAAAAACTAGTGGGGGAGGGCCCCCCCAATGCCAGAACCACGGGGGAGGCCTTTGTTCTAGAACCTTGGGGGGACCTTATATTCTAGGACTCAGATAACACCAAAGCTTCTAGGTTAATCATATTCTACTATGGTTACTGAAAATAGCCAGCAAatcaacaaatggataaatacaggctcagagaggtgagggaCTCAtatgaggtcacacagccagcaaatCCCAGAGGTAGGACTTAAGCCCTGTCAGAGCAACTGCATTCTGCATCCTACCCCCACAGGGGATGGGGACACTAAGTCCTGCAGCCTAGAGGAGGTTTGGGGTTCCAAAATTCGGAGAAAGGCCACATTCCAGAATCCTCACAAGACCCAAGTTCAGCTCAAAACTGCCAATGAAAGGCAAgacattgggcagccctggtggctcagtggtttagcacctgcctttggcccagggcctgatcctggagacctgggatggagtcccatgtcgggctccctgcatggagcctgcttctccctctgcctctctctttctctctgtctctcatgaataaataagtaaaatattaaaaaaaaaaaaaaaaaagaaaggcaagacaTTTcctctcggggcacctgggtggctcagcggttgagtgtctgcctttggctcagggcatgaacccagggtcctgggatggagtcccatatccagctccccgaggggagcctgcttctccctctgcctatgtctctgcctctctgcaatATTCTGGAAGTCTGTGGTTCTGGGAAAGAGCGGTGCAGAGAGAAGTGGGAAGCAGCAGGTGGTTACCAGACCTGTCagcacctcctccacctccaggctccagggctgggggcccCCAGGCTCTGGGGGGCCCCTATGGGGGACACAAGTGGTCCCCTCTTTCCTGACATCtcaggagagggaaggggcagccACCTAGGGGAAGAAGGAAACAGGCAGGTTGTACcggcaagtgggggaggggacctGAACACTCTCCAGTGTTCCTCTTAAAGTGTAGGGTACCCAAGAGTCAAGGCCGCGCCCCCTTCCCAGAGGCCCCTTCCCTGACCAGGTGATGGCTCCTGGCTGGGATGGGAAGCAGATGGGAGAggtaggggagaggaggggggagggggaggggggtgtaGAGAGAAGAGGCTGGAAAAGAT
Protein-coding sequences here:
- the LOC112931516 gene encoding neurotrophin-4 isoform X2; the encoded protein is MLPSASCSLPILFLFLLPSVPMEPQPPPLPLPPFLAPEWDLLSPRVVLSRGAPAGPPLLFLLEAGAFGEPAGSPANRSRRGVSETAPASRRGELAVCDAVSGWVTDRRTAVDLRGREVEVLGEVPAAGGSPLRQYFFETRCKADSAEESSPGASGGGCRGVDRRHWVSECKAKQSYVRALTADAQGRVGWRWIRIDTACVCTLLSRTGRA